The following proteins come from a genomic window of Lycium ferocissimum isolate CSIRO_LF1 chromosome 4, AGI_CSIRO_Lferr_CH_V1, whole genome shotgun sequence:
- the LOC132052134 gene encoding chlorophyll a-b binding protein CP26, chloroplastic, with protein sequence MAAATSLYVSEMLGSPVKFSGVARPAAPSPSSSATFKTVALFDKFKKKAPPPPPSRAKAAAISPADDELAKWYGPDRRIFLPEGLLDRSEIPEYLNGEVPGDYGYDPFGLSKKPEDFAKYQAYELIHARWAMLGAAGFIIPEAFNKFGANCGPEAVWFKTGALLLDGNTLNYFGKNIPINLILAVVAEVVLVGGAEYYRIINGLDLEDKLHPGGPFDPLGLAKDPDQAAILKVKEIKNGRLAMFSMLGFFIQAYVTGQGPVENLAAHLSDPFGNNLLTVIGGASERVPTL encoded by the exons ATGGCTGCAGCTACCTCTCTCTACGTGTCGGAGATGCTCGGAAGTCCGGTCAAGTTCAGCGGTGTAGCAAGGCCAGCTGCTCCTTCTCCATCATCCTCTGCTACCTTCAAAACTGTTGCCCTTTTCgataaattcaaaaagaaagctCCTCCCCCTCCCCCTTCCAGAGCTAAGGCCGCTGCTATCTCTCCTGCTGACGATGAGCTCGCCAAGTGGTATG GACCTGATAGAAGAATTTTCCTGCCCGAGGGTCTCTTGGACAGATCAGAAATCCCAGAGTACTTGAACGGAGAAGTTCCCGGAGA CTATGGTTATGATCCCTTTGGTCTCAGCAAGAAGCCAGAAGACTTTGCCAA ATATCAGGCATACGAGCTGATCCACGCCAGGTGGGCTATGCTTGGTGCTGCTGGGTTCATTATCCCTGAAGCCTTCAACAAATTTGGTGCCAACTGTGGTCCTGAAGCTGTTTGGTTCAAG ACTGGAGCTCTGCTTCTAGATGGAAACACATTGAATTACTTTGGAAAGAACATTCCCATCAATCTTATCCTTGCTGTCGTCGCGGAGGTTGTTCTTGTTGGTGGTGCTGAGTACTACAGAATTATTAATGGCTTG GATTTGGAGGACAAGCTACACCCAGGTGGTCCATTTGATCCTCTAGGCTTAGCAAAGGACCCAGACCAGGCAGCAATATTGAAggtaaaagaaatcaagaatggAAGACTAGCCATGTTTTCTATGCTTGGATTCTTCATTCAAGCCTATGTGACAGGACAGGGTCCTGTTGAGAATCTGGCTGCCCACTTGAGTGACCCCTTTGGCAACAACCTGCTCACCGTCATTGGTGGTGCTAGTGAAAGAGTCCCCACCCTGTAA